AGCGAGCGGAGTATCGGAACCTGCGGAAAGTCGAGTGGCACCCCTGCTCTACACCGATCACCCTGAACGACTGGACCACCACCAAGACGCTGACTCGTCTCACCTCCAACAAACAGTGGTTGCGGGACACCTTCAGGTTGATGGACAACGATACGCAAGCGAATGGCAAGGGGGGCAGTAAAGATCCAGGACGCAGACCGAACCTGAACTTCGTGGATATGGGCATTCCGATCGGATCTCGGCTGGTTTCCGTGAAAACCGGCAAAGAAGCGATCGTCGCGTCGCAGAACAGGGTCACGTTTCTCGGCGAAGAGATGTCGCTTACGGCGGCCACAAGAAGGGCCGTCGGCCGGATGCATCCCTGCCCACAATGGACGTTCGCGGGACGGAACCTGAGCGAAATTTACGAAGAGACCTACGGGAAAAAGCCGAACCCGGAGCCACCCCCCGAACCCTACACCATCACTACCGCCCTCGCCGACCTGTTCGTCGAAGAGTCACAGATCCAGCGCATCCGCGACTCCATCGCCCGGCGCAAGAACCTGATCCTCCAGGGGCCGCCGGGGGTCGGCAAGACGTTCATCGCCAAGCGAATCGCGTGGTGCCTGATTGGGTACAAGGACTCGCGTTCCATCGAGATGGTGCAGTTCCATCAGTCCTATGCCTACGAGGACTTCGTGCAGGGTTGGCGGCCGACGGAGACGGGCGGCTTCACGCTGCGTAACGGGGTGTTCTTCGAGTTCTGCAAGCGCGCGGAACAGGAACCGGAGACGCCGTTCGTCTTCATCATCGACGAGATCAACCGAGGCAATCTGTCGAGGATTTTCGGTGAACTCCTCATGCTCATCGAAGCGGACAAGCGCGGCCCCCATCACGCAATTTCGCTCACGTACAGTACCGTCGGCGAACGGTTCAGCGTCCCGGACAACGTGCACATCCTGGGACTCATGAATACTGCGGACCGGTCCCTGGCCATCGTCGACTACGCCCTGCGCCGCCGGTTCGCATTCGAGACGCTTGAACCCGCGTATGGCACGAGACAGTTTCGGGACTATCTGCTCAAGGCTGACGTGGATCTATCGCTCGTGGACCGGATCGACCGGAACCTGTCGGCACTGAACGAACGCATCCTCGACGACAAGGATCTCGGCCCCGGGTTCCGGATTGGACACAGCTATTTCGTGCCCGATGACTCGACCGACGAGCAGTGGTACCAAGGGATCATCGACACTCAGATCGCACCCATGCTGCGCGAGTATTGGTTCGACCGACCCGAACAGGTGGACAGGATGGTCGAAGAGTTGCGCCGCTGATGGACCGGAAGATTCCCATCGCCAACATTTACTACCTCCTGTGCTACGCCTGGAGCCATGTCGAGGAGCGAGACGTGGTGCGGCTGGAGGAGTTGGATGGATTGGAAAGGGTCCACGACCTCCTGGGCAAGGTGGTGGCGGAAGGGACCTTCCGGCTGATACGGAGGGGCATCGACCGTGGGTATCGGGAGGTACGCGAGGACCTCGCCGGCATCCGCGGGAAGATCGCCGTGGGCGAGACAGCAACGCGGTCCCTGCGCGCCCGCGGACGGGTGACTTGTGACTTTGAGGAACTGTCGTATGACGTGTTGCACAACCGCATCCTGCGCTCCACGCTGCGCTCGCTGCTAAGGGTCCAGGACCTGAACTCGGAAGTGCGCGGGGAGATCCGGAACGCCTTCACCAAACTCGACGGGGTGAGCGTGGTGCGGTTGAACCGTCGATTGTTCCAGCAAGTACAACTCGACCGCAACCGCCGGTATTATCGGTTCCTGTTGTCCGTGTGCCGGCTCATCTACGAGCAGTTGCTGGTCGACGAACAGTCCGGAGAGGCGAGATTCACCGACTTCAGTGAAGATCGGATGGAAAAGCTGTACGAGGACTTCATCATCGAGTTCTATCGCCGGGAGCAGAAAGCCTACCGGGTGAACCATCGAGGACGCAGGATTGATTGGGTTTCTGAAGGTACGCCCGAGCACCATCACTCGAAGATCCCGGAGATGGAAGCCGACGTGATCCTTGAAGGACCGGACCGGCGGATCATCATGGATGCGAAATACTACCGTGAGGCTCTAAGGAGCCGATTTGGCGGGAAACCGAAACTGCAGTCGGATCATCTCTATCAGCTCCTCGCCTACCTGCGAAACCGCGAAGCCAACGAGAGTTCAGGGCCGAGGCATGAGGGGATACTACTATATCCGGTAGTGGACGTGCAGGTAACTGTGGATGTCCGCCTGGAGGGCTATTCGATCCGGGCTCGGAGCATCGACCTTGCCCGGGACTGGCGCCAAGTCCACGCTGACATGCTTGCCGTGATCGCATAGGGAATATGGGAGAGAGCCTCCGATAAACCCGGCGCGGTTCACTTCCCCCCAATGTGTCATACCCCGTGGACGCAGAGTCTATTTGTTGGAGTTGTCAAGCGGCCATGGAAGAGGCGTGAGAATGGGCTCCGTGACGATCGTCCCGACGGCTCGGGCCGCGTCGTTGATTCTCCCGATTGATATGTGTACCGGTATGCGGTACAGAAACCCATGATCCGAAGCTTTCGGCATCG
This portion of the Deltaproteobacteria bacterium genome encodes:
- a CDS encoding AAA family ATPase; translated protein: MSRLERAAAILEAAETWKQRCLLDGGSVFTDERLWTREYFGQLHTHFVERPDTGTDSFEERLQRQLEPAPPEAKRLWAEMTWLYFLIVSGVKSVTKLDKIRTVWESSGATLPEDHWALGNVLERGFVYPGMAYLGQQWRQFKFIITLMLDWNSRSPRDRESLLSDPWVFAEWVDGHMEGRQRPFRHALLFLLFPDVFEPIVALSDKKAIVEALYDEAGEKHDVSNMDLVDLDKAMQVIVKRLRDERPGEEILFHVSPLKERWKADPKPVNGNGSKEDGDEAWYQARFGTADVWVIGAGEGARLWGDFQEHGIAAVGYGTLGDLGEYDSKEAIHRALIEDGQGQNPSNHSLAAWGFVHEVKVGDILIAKKGRSVVLGWGKVTGEYTYESERAEYRNLRKVEWHPCSTPITLNDWTTTKTLTRLTSNKQWLRDTFRLMDNDTQANGKGGSKDPGRRPNLNFVDMGIPIGSRLVSVKTGKEAIVASQNRVTFLGEEMSLTAATRRAVGRMHPCPQWTFAGRNLSEIYEETYGKKPNPEPPPEPYTITTALADLFVEESQIQRIRDSIARRKNLILQGPPGVGKTFIAKRIAWCLIGYKDSRSIEMVQFHQSYAYEDFVQGWRPTETGGFTLRNGVFFEFCKRAEQEPETPFVFIIDEINRGNLSRIFGELLMLIEADKRGPHHAISLTYSTVGERFSVPDNVHILGLMNTADRSLAIVDYALRRRFAFETLEPAYGTRQFRDYLLKADVDLSLVDRIDRNLSALNERILDDKDLGPGFRIGHSYFVPDDSTDEQWYQGIIDTQIAPMLREYWFDRPEQVDRMVEELRR